A stretch of Lactuca sativa cultivar Salinas chromosome 6, Lsat_Salinas_v11, whole genome shotgun sequence DNA encodes these proteins:
- the LOC111879595 gene encoding 9-cis-epoxycarotenoid dioxygenase NCED6, chloroplastic has translation MDTSVTLTRCSTATLVRISTRPSVTCIIQINHHPTTNTPPHTSKPPKIKPTSKSLPELTTVSPPQLNPFQKLAASALDFVERSLNVLENDQKRSHQVDPAVQLMGNFAPVPECPVHHGLEVIGEIPNDLNGFYLRNGANPMFKPTGGHHLFDGDGMIHAVKLGPKNKASYCSRFTRTSRLKQELSLGRPYFPKPIGELHGHLGLARLALFYARGVAGLLDTAHGIGVANAGLVYFNGRLLAMSEDDLPYSINIKRDGDLATDGRFDYDGQVNCPLIAHPKVDPVTGELFSLSYDVLKKPYLKFFSFEKNGKKSREVSISLNQPTMIHDFAITQSHIVIPDHQVVFKLSEMVQGKSPVLLDPNKVSRYGILPKSVKNESSIQWIDVPDCFCYHLWNAWEEVDVKGDQIIVVIGSRMTPPDAIFNEINFDLLRSELTEIRLNRTTGQSTQRVLVSGINLDAGNVNKKLLGRKTRFVYLAIVEPWPKCNGMAKVDLETGVVSKLFYGNGRFGGEPCFIPVEGSDKEDEGYIMSYVRDEAMERSELVIVEASSMKEIGIVRLTGRVPYGFHGTFVSTHDLAN, from the coding sequence ATGGACACCTCTGTGACTCTCACAAGATGTTCAACTGCAACATTAGTACGTATAAGTACACGCCCATCAGTTACATgcataattcaaataaatcatcatCCGACTACAAACACACCACCTCACACGTCAAAGCCGCCTAAGATAAAACCGACATCCAAATCGTTGCCGGAGTTAACGACGGTGTCGCCTCCGCAGCTCAACCCATTTCAAAAACTAGCAGCCTCGGCTCTAGACTTTGTCGAAAGGTCACTTAATGTTCTTGAAAACGATCAGAAACGATCACACCAGGTTGATCCAGCGGTTCAGCTAATGGGAAACTTTGCGCCGGTTCCAGAGTGTCCGGTCCATCATGGTCTGGAGGTAATTGGTGAAATACCTAATGATTTAAATGGTTTTTACCTTAGAAATGGCGCCAACCCCATGTTTAAGCCAACCGGTGGCCACCATCTTTTCGATGGCGATGGGATGATACACGCCGTGAAGTTGGGACCAAAGAATAAAGCCAGCTATTGCAGCCGGTTCACTCGAACCAGCCGTCTCAAGCAAGAATTATCGTTAGGCCGGCCGTATTTCCCTAAGCCAATTGGCGAACTGCATGGCCACCTTGGTTTAGCTCGGCTGGCTCTGTTTTATGCAAGAGGTGTAGCCGGGTTGTTGGACACGGCTCATGGAATCGGCGTTGCTAATGCCGGTTTGGTTTATTTTAACGGTCGATTGCTCGCAATGTCGGAGGATGATCTACCGTACAGCATCAACATAAAACGTGACGGTGATCTCGCAACAGATGGACGGTTTGATTATGATGGACAGGTTAACTGCCCCTTGATTGCGCACCCTAAAGTGGACCCTGTCACAGGCGAGCTGTTCTCGCTGAGTTACGATGTTTTAAAGAAGCCTTACCTTAAATTTTTCAGTTTCGAGAAAAACGGTAAGAAGTCACGTGAGGTCTCCATCTCACTAAACCAGCCAACAATGATCCATGACTTCGCTATCACGCAAAGTCACATCGTCATTCCGGATCACCAAGTTGTATTCAAGTTATCTGAAATGGTTCAAGGCAAATCACCCGTTCTACTTGACCCGAATAAGGTATCCAGATACGGTATCCTACCAAAATCCGTCAAAAATGAATCAAGTATCCAATGGATCGACGTACCCGATTGCTTTTGTTACCATTTATGGAATGCATGGGAAGAAGTTGACGTAAAGGGTGACCAAATCATTGTAGTAATTGGGTCACGCATGACACCGCCGGATGCCATTTTCAATGAAATCAATTTCGACCTTCTCAGAAGCGAATTAACCGAAATTCGGTTAAACAGAACAACCGGACAGTCAACGCAACGGGTTCTGGTGTCAGGCATCAACCTTGATGCTGGCAACGTAAACAAAAAACTACTTGGACGAAAGACACGATTTGTCTACTTAGCAATAGTTGAACCTTGGCCAAAATGCAATGGCATGGCCAAAGTTGACTTGGAGACGGGAGTTGTCTCCAAGTTATTCTATGGGAATGGACGGTTTGGAGGTGAACCGTGTTTCATTCCTGTAGAAGGTAGTGATAAAGAAGATGAAGGATACATAATGAGTTATGTTAGGGATGAAGCTATGGAGAGGTCGGAATTAGTAATTGTTGAAGCTTCAAGTATGAAGGAAATAGGCATAGTGAGGTTAACTGGTAGAGTGCCGTATGGTTTTCATGGTACGTTTGTTAGTACCCATGACTTGGCTAATTAA